One Anolis carolinensis isolate JA03-04 chromosome 4, rAnoCar3.1.pri, whole genome shotgun sequence DNA window includes the following coding sequences:
- the LOC100552849 gene encoding phospholipid scramblase 1-like, with product MKPHIPATTSRHPSPSQQRRPSTYTSGPRYLGTLEPTTNQTQINPYGLRKDYPFHLENAPWMPAPSPLPDCPPGLEYLRQIDRLLIHQRIEILEIITSFETCNRYEIKNDIGQRVYYALEENNFCTLFWLGAARPFTIKIFNNLGQEIIQLTRPLRCSKCCYPCCLQKLEVQAPPGTPIGYVIQNWDLCLPKFTLQNEAQQDILKIVGPCIVFSCGSDIPFDLMSLDEESNVGRISKLWGGFVKEMFTDADDIGVQFPMDLDIKMKAVILGAVFLIDFMYFEHSHRPYRRIGVW from the coding sequence atgaagCCACATATACCTGCAACCACATCTAGGCATCCATCACCATCACAACAACGTAGACCATCTACTTATACATCTGGACCACGTTACTTGGGAACTTTAGAACCAACAACCAACCAAACCCAAATCAACCCTTATGGATTACGCAAAGATTACCCCTTTCATCTGGAGAACGCACCTTGGATGCCTGCTCCTTCTCCTTTGCCTGACTGTCCTCCCGGATTGGAATATTTAAGACAGATTGATCGACTGTTGATTCATCAAAGGATTGAGATTCTGGAAATTATAACTAGCTTTGAAACATGTAACCGGTACGAAATAAAAAATGACATTGGTCAACGAGTGTACTATGCATTGGAGGAGAACAACTTCTGTACCCTGTTTTGGTTGGGAGCAGCACGGCCGTTCACCATCAAAATCTTCAACAACTTGGGCCAAGAAATCATCCAGTTGACACGGCCGCTTAGGTGCTCCAAGTGTTGTTATCCTTGCTGTTTGCAAAAGCTCGAAGTCCAGGCCCCACCTGGCACTCCCATTGGGTATGTTATACAAAACTGGGACCTCTGTCTGCCTAAATTCACTCTCCAAAATGAAGCCCAACAGGATATACTTAAAATAGTTGGGCCTTGCATTGTATTCAGCTGTGGGTCAGATATTCCATTCGATCTGATGTCACTGGATGAGGAATCAAATGTTGGCAGAATCTCTAAGCTGTGGGGTGGCTTCGTGAAGGAAATGTTTACAGATGCTGATGACATTGGGGTCCAGTTTCCCATGGACCTTGACATTAAAATGAAAGCCGTCATACTTGGAGCCGTCTTCCTTATAGATTTCATGTATTTTGAACACAGTCACCGCCCATATCGGCGAATCGGAGTTTGGTGA